CAGAGGTCCACTTCAAATATATTCAAGCTGCCTGCAAAACCGGCCAGATTAAAGAGGTGGAGAGAATCTGTCGAGAGAGTAACTGCTATGACCCGGAACGGGTGAAGAACTTCCTGAAGGTTAGAAATGAGCAATGTAGAACTTTTACCCTactgtaaagtttttttattccatatttGATCAAAATACAAGTTTTTATGGCCAATAatgcttgtatttttttgtccaaCAGGAGGCCAAACTTACTGACCAGCTTCCTTTAATCATTGTATGTGACCGCTTTGATTTTGTCCATGACCTGGTCCTCTACCTGTATCGCAACAGCCTTCAGAAATACATCGAGATCTACGTTCAGAAGGTACTTTTCCTCTCTTACAGACAGCTGTTCTAATGTCATTGTGgttgtgcttttcttatttttgcataaaCACGATGATTTCTTGATTATTTGCTCCAGGTGAACCCAAGTCGTCTGCCGGTGGTCATCGGAGGTTTGTTGGACGTGGACTGTGCTGAGGATGTGATTAAGAACCTGATCATGGTGGTTAGGGGGCAGTTTTCCACAGATGAACTTGTTGCTGAAGTAGAGAAAAGAAATCGGTAAGAATGAAACTACCTTAGAAGTGGAACCTATTATCACACTGTTATGTGATGTACCTCAGAGTGTTATTGTCTTGTCCCTAAATCACTGTTTTATTCTCTCTGCAGTCTGAAGTTGCTGCTGCCCTGGTTGGAGGCTCGTATCCATGAAGGCTGCGAGGAACCTGCTACCCACAATGCTTTGGCCAAAATATACATCGACAGCAACAACAACCCTGAGCGCTTTCTAAAGGAGAACCCTTTTTACGACAGCCGTGTTGTGGGCAAATACTGCGAGAAAAGAGACCCCCACCTGGCCTGCGTGGCTTACGAGAGAGGACAGTGTGACCAAGAACTCATTCATGTGAGCTACAAATAAGAAGCTGTTATGGAATAAGTTTAATTTCTTACAGCTGAAATGATTGGGTAGGGGCATAAATGTGGAATACTTTCATGTTTACATGATTTGTTTCTACTGTATATATTCCAGGTGTGCAATGAAAACTCGCTGTTCAAGAGTCTGTCCCGCTACCTTGTACGACGCAAGAACCCTGAGCTGTGGGCGAGTGTCCTCCTGGAGACCAACAACTACAGAAGACCCCTTATTGACCAGGTCTGACCAGCTTGTGTCTCTAATACCAAAGCTAGGCTAAGCTAATATATAAATTCAATATGCTGCAACCTTCAATTGTGATACAGTTCAGGATGAGCAGTCTAAATTCAGAAATACCATCACAGCCTTTGTATTTTAACAACACATAAATTAAACACCTACAAAACAAGATCCAAGTTCAAAAGaaagtgacaaaatgaaattattagaatattttctaatattttggtttccacacaaatgttttaaaattccaaACTGTGGTTTTAAACAATCTTAAATCTGTGAAGAATAACTTAGTCTGTGTATGCAAATCTATATATTTCGACTGTCGTGCTTTTCTCAATCTAAGGTGCTGCTAAGGCCAGAAGATCGTTGAAACTGTCATTGaagtgttttattcaaaataatacATGATTTCAGATCTGATTGGTCTAAGCGGTTTagatttttacttaaaattaattatagaCTCATGAAGTTCAGgctcattaaaaaataaaaataactttgaaaaacacCTTTGGTTAAAGTCCAATAGGAAGCTCTGAAATATTAACTTTAGCACCTTTAGCTTCACTTCATGGAACTTCATGAAACGGCTCCCTTAACCACCTTCTGGAAAAAAGGTGAATTAAGTAACGTTATCTGCTCTGTTTCAGTTTGGACTAATAGTGTTTCAACTCTGTGCATAACAAGTGTAACCAAAGGGAGGCATACTTTTGATTTCTATATTAACACAAACAACTGACTGACCAAATTATCTTCAGCCGTTGAGGATAAAGCGAGCTGTTCCTCTTCTGTAGGTGGTCCAGACAGCATTATCAGAGACTCAGGATCCAGAGGAAGTATCCGTCACAGTGAAGGCTTTCATGACGGCCGACCTGCCCAATGAACTCATtgagctgctggaaaagattgTGCTGGACAATTCTGTCTTCAGTGAGCACAGGTGATGCATTGGCCACCTCCAGAAACCCGAACAAACCCCAGTGTGACTTTTTAGCCgattttgtttcaatttttttcaagCAAGTTACTCAGATATCGTTCTTGCTTTCTCTATGGACTTTCATAATCCATATTAATTTTGTCAgttgagaaaataaacagtggcatttatgtaatttataacCTGTTAAATGTGTTGCTCTTTTCAGAAACCTGCAGAACCTGCTCATTCTGACGGCCATTAAAGCTGACAGAACTCGTGTTATGGAGTACATTAATCGCCTTGACAACTACGATGCCCCAGACATAGCAAATATTGCCATCAGCAACGAGCTGTTTGAGGAGGCCTTTGCAATTTTCAGGAAGTTTGACGTCAACACCTCTGCTGTTCAGGTGAGGGCCATGTGCTCCACTGTTATGTGCTTCCAATCTacttctggttttattttctgtcttattttaattCTAGTCTTCACAGTAATAACcttattttaagctttttctttgattttcttcCTTTGTAGGTTCTGATTGAGCACATCGGAAACTTAGACAGAGCATATGAATTTGCCGAGCGTTGCAATGAGCCTCCAGTGTGGAGTCAGCTGGCCAAGGCCCAGTTGCAGAAGGGAATGGTCAAGGAAGCCATCGACTCCTACATCAAGGCTGACGACCCGTCTGCTTACATGGAGGTGGGACAGGCTGCAGCCCAAAGTGGTGAGACCGCCTCTACCTGGTCAtctcttattttaaaacattttccctgttttatttgaaattccTGATGTTTGGTAAAATATAATCGATGGTTGTGTGCAGGAAACTGGGAGGATCTGGTAAAGTTCTTGCAGATGGCTCGTAAGAAGGCTCGGGAGTCGTATGTTGAGACGGAGCTGATCTTTGCTTTGGCCAAAACCAATCGTCTGGCAGAGCTGGAAGAGTTCATCAACGGTCCCAACAACGCTCACATTCAGCAAGTAGGTCCTGGGAGCTCACTCACATCTAGAGCAGCTAGAGGCGTCCGTTCTGGGTTAACctcctgtttctttttgttaaggTGGGCGATCGTTGTTATGACGACAAGATGTACGAAGCGGCCAAGCTGCTTTACAACAACGTCTCCAACTTTGGCCGTCTGGCCTCCACGTTGGTGCATTTGGGAGAATACCAGGCAGCCGTAGATGGAGCGCGCAAAGCCAACAGCACCCGCACCTGGAAGGAGGTGATGAAActgattcattttattatttcgtATTGCAATATATTTATTGGCTTACATGTGTGAAGTAAATTTTTCTGCTCCTCCAGGTGTGTTTTGCCTGTGTAGATGGGAAGGAGTTCCGTCTTGCCCAGATGTGCGGTCTGCACATCGTCGTCCATGCCGACGAGCTGGAGGAACTAATCAACTACTACCAGGTATTGTTTcagtcaaatatgaaaaaaagattttatgctTTGAATTTCAATTTGATTTCCGAAAGTAGGCATGAATTAATTTTATGGAAATTACCATGGCCTTTTCATCGGACAAAACATATCTGCTATGAGAGCAAATggctaaaatttattttttagtgtcAACGCGAGTCCTTGCTTGGTGTCCTTCATTCCCTCTGTGTCTCTTGCAGGACCGCGGTTACTTTGAGGAGCTGATCACCATGCTTGAAGCCGCTCTGGGTCTGGAACGCGCCCACATGGGAATGTTCACTGAGCTGGCCATCCTCTATTCCAAGTTTAAGCCACAGAAAATGAGGGAACACCTGGAGCTCTTCTGGTCCCGCGTCAACATTCCTAAAGTaagtggttgattttttttatcagtcacTCAGCAGTAAAGCGACTCATTTTAAGCAAATATGCATAAactgggaaataaaaacaattctacTGATTTCAAATGTGAGTTAATGAAATTACATTTGCGTGTGTTTCAGGTTCTCAGGGCAGCTGAGCAGGCCCACCTCTGGGCTGAGCTGGTGTTCCTCTATGACAAGTATGAGGAATATGACAACGCCATCATCACCATGATGAACCATCCAGCTGACGCCTGGAAGGAGGGTCAATTCAAAGATATTGTCACCAAGGTAATGAGGAGAAAAAGAATCAATGGCAACAacagagcacaaaaaaaaaaatactactgTTGTGGAACGCGCCCACAACAGTTGAGGAAAACAGATCTGTGATGAACTGAACGTCTGCGTCCCATTCCAGGTGGCGAATGTGGAGCTGTACTACAAGGCCATCCAGTTTTATCTGGAGTTCAAGCCGTTGTTACTGAACGACCTGCTCATCGTGCTCTCTCCCCGGTTGGACCACACCCGGGCCGTGAACTTCTTCAGCAAGGTGAAATTATCCCcgaataaaatcaaatcatcgGACTGATGGCAGCTGAGGATCATTTGAAACGTTGTGCATCGGGGTGCtcattaactttattttaaatctgattcTGTGTCCAGATGAAGCAGCTGCCTCTCGTTAAAACGTACCTGCGGTCGGTCCAGAATCACAACAACAAGGCAGTAAATGAGGCACTCAACAACCTCTTCATTAATGAGGAAGACTACGCGGTATGACGCGACCTGTTTCAGTGTTTATCATTTTCTGTGCTGCAAGtttcaacttttgaaatatCTTGATATATAATTAAGGACAAAaaagttgacactttttttCATATAACAGACTTAGACTTTGTGAAATGGCTTGATTTTAAACTTTACCCCCATcctgtgtttttatctttcagGCTTTGCGAACATCCATTGACGCGTATGATAACTTCGACAACATCTCACTGGCTCAGAGCCTGGAGAAGCACGAACTGATCGAATTCAGGAGGATTGCTGCTTATCTTTTCAAGGGCAACAACCGCTGGAAGCAGAGCGTCGAGCTCTGCAAGAAGGACAAGCTCTACAAGGTGTGGCACCGTCTCACCGTTTGTGCCTGAAATACAAAATGCCAGATGTGCTCCCTTCCCTTCCCTACGTAAATCCAAATTACAGATGTGGCTTTGTGTTCTCCTCGCAGGACGCCATGCAGTATGCATCAGAGTCCAAAGACACGGAGCTGGCCGAGGAGCTTCTGGCCTGGTTCCTGAACGAAGACAAAAAGGAGTGTTTCGCCGCCTGCCTGTTCACTTGCTACGACCTGCTGAGGCCAGACGTGGTGCTGGAAACCGCCTGGCGACACAACATCATGGACTTCTCCATGCCATACTTCATCCAGGTCATGAGGGAGTATCTATCTAAGGTGGGTTGGCTGGTATGAGCGGTCTCGCACTgattagaaacataaaaaagcagaaaacgaTGAGTGACATGTAGCCTCTCTCTTTGAATAAAGAGGCTACATGTCACCTACTGAAAgatttggaaaaagttttgcAAACTTGCACCATTCCTTTCTTCCTATGAAGACCAGATCTAAAAAGTGTTTGCGAATTCTGTTTGTCAGTAATGTTTTCTCTCCAGTCCTTCAATATTAGCAGCTCTGTTTGTCctcgctcctcttcctctgctgctgtcaTCATTGTTCCATCATTGATGtcgcattttgtttttccatccatTTGAGCTGCTTTTCCATACAAATGTTTTGCAGAGGAGATTCAGAACTACTTCATAGCTCTGTTGCAAGTCAGAAATACAAGCTGTTGTCTTCATAACAAGTAGCAGACTTAAGGGAAGAATTTCTGAAAAACTTTCAGCCAAAGTTAGTTGTAAGATtcttttttaacagtttatgGTTAAGACTAATTTTGTAGCATTATTTTAATAGCATAATCTATCTGCACCCCCTTGCAGTTAATCCATCTAGTTTTGcatttgcctaaaatgcaaagTGAGCAATTTCTGCACCATAAAAATCTCAAGTCTGCATTTGTATCAAAAGTGGCGTTAATTACCCACATCGCTCGGAGGGTTTGTGTGGTTCCCTTAGCGACAAGGCTTCTGTTTgatctttttctcttctgtcaATTTCTGTTTTGGGGAGACTcccgtttgtttttttgtcctccTTAAGTTGCCTCTCTGAATTTCCTTTCCAGGTTGATGCAATAAAGGAAAAGGTGAAAATCGAATCCATTTTCTAATCATTCTTTTTGacccccctctccttcctctgCCATGTCCAGTAGTCTTTAGTTTGCGGGAGTAAAATTAGCAGAAACTGCAtgccccctcctcctttcatgTCACTCTGCCGCTTCTGACTGTAATCTCCACTAGACAACCCACCCAACCCACTGTGCTCCGGAGTGGGGCTCTTCACCAACATCTAAGGCTCAGTTTGGAAAGCTGCTGAGTGGTTTCTCAGACTTTtctaattcaaataaaatgagaatGCTTCCTGGTtgttaaaaaagattaaaatccaagaaaaagagaaatctttttAGTAATCTATTCCATTGGTATACAATGTGGTTGACCAACACAAGCCTCCTTTCCCCTTTACCCCAACATAAGAATCTGGGTACGCTTTTTCTTGAGTTGAGACATGAGGTCAGGCTGGAGGCAGCACAAGACTTGAAACTACGGCGGAGGTTCACCCTCAAGCaaaacaaccctaaacatacagcgaGAGCTACAATTTAATGGTTAAGACCGAAAtatattgatgattttaaaCTGGCTCAGTCAAAATCTAGACCGAAATTTAAAATAACGTAAGGCAGAATTTAGGAGACCTAATCCCAGACCTGCTGTCTTTTGTGGTTTCGTAAAAAATGGGTCAAGTACTAGAATTGTAAAGCTGGTGCAGAACTGCTTCTAGAGTTGACTCTACAGAGTAATGACTTACTCCGTTCTGAATACAATATATCACTACACTTACAGTTTATGAAGTTTATGGTTGCAACGTGTCTGATGTACAAAAAATGTCAGGGGGGTATGAAGGTTTGTGCAAGGCTCTCTAAATAATACACCAAATATTGGTATTTACTCGTTAGATGTTAGAAAGACTGCTTTATGCTGTCTGTTGACATTTTATAAcgcatttaatttgtaatctcaacatcaaaccaatttgatttgatcattttattagTTGCCAGTTTGTGTAGTCTatcaaaaaaaaacacaattttgtttacTGCCAAAATTTTGAGGAGACCTGCAGGCTCCCCAGAATTCTGTGATATTTTTTACGTTTGTTTTTTCTACCacatttaatttgtgtttctgtgagcTCAGATGTGCAGCCACACATGGAGACATCTTTCCAAACAGATTCTTGGTGTGAAGAGTTCCTCTCTGGTTGGATCCCTGTCCTGCTGTTGTCAGGTGCTCTCATTCAGAGTCACAGATGGATTCGCTGACTTGTTAACCCCACTCGGCTGCAGTCTGCCATTAGCATCCTAAATTAGTTCATAACTTCAaacagctctttttttttttttccaaatttgctCACGTAAAAGGTTATTTCTTGCTCGCGTACAGCTGTTTGGCTTGGATGCAGCTAATGTGTCTATATGGGATTTAGTCTGCAGCTAAGTTGAAGCCTAATTTCCGTATTGGAGCAGCCACAAAGCGTATTTTTCcagagatttgttttcttttactacGTGGACTGCCTAATTTCTCTGTGttaataaacagattttaacataaaatccaaaataagtGGATTAAAAGCACCAAAAAAGTGTGCAGTGTGTGTACACTATGTCTCTTCAAATGACAGTTTACATGTATGATGGcaagaaaacatgtaatttgAGTGTGTTGGTTGGGGAAAGAAAAGTAGAACAAGCATGccctcccctccctctgcctccATCACTGTAGCCATCAGCAGCACTCAGACCAGGCTAAAAGATGTCGCCGCTGGCTGTTCCTGCTTCTGGAAACCTTGAATTGGCTGAACAGAGTCATCCCTTCTgcccctcctccccctccacTTCGCCCTCTTTCACTCTCCTCTCGCTGTAGCTCGCTCTCCCTCTGTCTTTCTCATGCACCCTCAAAGAAGAACAGAACTAAACTGCTGCTTCAGCATGTTTCTCAACCCTTCTCCTGTCAAATGAAACTGCAGCCTGTATTTTCTCAGCATAGTCTGCTTAACCAGATCGGCCGTAGTTGTCTGTGTCGCCGTATGTAGAGAACTGAACCCAAACGCGTTGGAAGAGGCTCTCTTGGGCAGCTtg
Above is a window of Xiphophorus hellerii strain 12219 chromosome 18, Xiphophorus_hellerii-4.1, whole genome shotgun sequence DNA encoding:
- the LOC116737363 gene encoding clathrin heavy chain 1 isoform X6; the protein is MAQILPIRFQEHLQLQNLGINPANIGFSTLTMESDKFICVREKVGEQAQVVIIDMADPNNPIRRPISADSAIMNPASKVIALKDAAKTLQIFNIEMKSKMKAHTMTDDVTFWKWISLNTVALVTDNAVYHWSMEGDSQPIKVFDRHSSLAGCQIINYRTDAKQKWLLLIGISAQQNRVVGAMQLYSVDRKVSQPIEGHAAGFAQFKMEGNTEESTLFCFAVRGQAGGKLHIIEVGTPPSGNQPFPKKAVDVFFPPEAQNDFPVAMQISSKQDVVFLITKYGYIHLYDLETGTCIYMNRISGETIFVTAPHEPTAGIIGVNRKGQVLSVCVEEENIIPYITNVLQNPDLALRMAVRNNLAGAEELFARKFNTLFAAGNYSEAAKVAANAPKGILRTPDTIRRFQSVPAQPGQTSPLLQYFGILLDQGQLNKFESLELCRPVLQQGRKQLLEKWLKEDKLECSEELGDLVKSVDPTLALSVYLRANVPNKVIQCFAETGQFQKIVLYAKKVGYTPDWIFLLRNVMRISPEQGLQFSQMLVQDEEPLADITQIVDVFMEYNLIQQCTSFLLDALKNNRPMEGPLQTRLLEMNLVHAPQVADAILGNQMFTHYDRAHVAQLCEKAGLLQRALEHYTDLYDIKRAVVHTHLLNPEWLVNFFGSLSVEDSLECLRAMLSANIRQNLQICVQVASKYHEQLSTQSLTELFESFKSFEGLFYFLGSIVNFSQDPEVHFKYIQAACKTGQIKEVERICRESNCYDPERVKNFLKEAKLTDQLPLIIVCDRFDFVHDLVLYLYRNSLQKYIEIYVQKVNPSRLPVVIGGLLDVDCAEDVIKNLIMVVRGQFSTDELVAEVEKRNRLKLLLPWLEARIHEGCEEPATHNALAKIYIDSNNNPERFLKENPFYDSRVVGKYCEKRDPHLACVAYERGQCDQELIHVCNENSLFKSLSRYLVRRKNPELWASVLLETNNYRRPLIDQVVQTALSETQDPEEVSVTVKAFMTADLPNELIELLEKIVLDNSVFSEHRNLQNLLILTAIKADRTRVMEYINRLDNYDAPDIANIAISNELFEEAFAIFRKFDVNTSAVQVLIEHIGNLDRAYEFAERCNEPPVWSQLAKAQLQKGMVKEAIDSYIKADDPSAYMEVGQAAAQSGNWEDLVKFLQMARKKARESYVETELIFALAKTNRLAELEEFINGPNNAHIQQVGDRCYDDKMYEAAKLLYNNVSNFGRLASTLVHLGEYQAAVDGARKANSTRTWKEVCFACVDGKEFRLAQMCGLHIVVHADELEELINYYQDRGYFEELITMLEAALGLERAHMGMFTELAILYSKFKPQKMREHLELFWSRVNIPKVLRAAEQAHLWAELVFLYDKYEEYDNAIITMMNHPADAWKEGQFKDIVTKVANVELYYKAIQFYLEFKPLLLNDLLIVLSPRLDHTRAVNFFSKMKQLPLVKTYLRSVQNHNNKAVNEALNNLFINEEDYAALRTSIDAYDNFDNISLAQSLEKHELIEFRRIAAYLFKGNNRWKQSVELCKKDKLYKDAMQYASESKDTELAEELLAWFLNEDKKECFAACLFTCYDLLRPDVVLETAWRHNIMDFSMPYFIQVMREYLSKAHRS
- the LOC116737363 gene encoding clathrin heavy chain 1 isoform X4 translates to MAQILPIRFQEHLQLQNLGINPANIGFSTLTMESDKFICVREKVGEQAQVVIIDMADPNNPIRRPISADSAIMNPASKVIALKAAKTLQIFNIEMKSKMKAHTMTDDVTFWKWISLNTVALVTDNAVYHWSMEGDSQPIKVFDRHSSLAGCQIINYRTDAKQKWLLLIGISAQQNRVVGAMQLYSVDRKVSQPIEGHAAGFAQFKMEGNTEESTLFCFAVRGQAGGKLHIIEVGTPPSGNQPFPKKAVDVFFPPEAQNDFPVAMQISSKQDVVFLITKYGYIHLYDLETGTCIYMNRISGETIFVTAPHEPTAGIIGVNRKGQVLSVCVEEENIIPYITNVLQNPDLALRMAVRNNLAGAEELFARKFNTLFAAGNYSEAAKVAANAPKGILRTPDTIRRFQSVPAQPGQTSPLLQYFGILLDQGQLNKFESLELCRPVLQQGRKQLLEKWLKEDKLECSEELGDLVKSVDPTLALSVYLRANVPNKVIQCFAETGQFQKIVLYAKKVGYTPDWIFLLRNVMRISPEQGLQFSQMLVQDEEPLADITQIVDVFMEYNLIQQCTSFLLDALKNNRPMEGPLQTRLLEMNLVHAPQVADAILGNQMFTHYDRAHVAQLCEKAGLLQRALEHYTDLYDIKRAVVHTHLLNPEWLVNFFGSLSVEDSLECLRAMLSANIRQNLQICVQVASKYHEQLSTQSLTELFESFKSFEGLFYFLGSIVNFSQDPEVHFKYIQAACKTGQIKEVERICRESNCYDPERVKNFLKEAKLTDQLPLIIVCDRFDFVHDLVLYLYRNSLQKYIEIYVQKVNPSRLPVVIGGLLDVDCAEDVIKNLIMVVRGQFSTDELVAEVEKRNRLKLLLPWLEARIHEGCEEPATHNALAKIYIDSNNNPERFLKENPFYDSRVVGKYCEKRDPHLACVAYERGQCDQELIHVCNENSLFKSLSRYLVRRKNPELWASVLLETNNYRRPLIDQVVQTALSETQDPEEVSVTVKAFMTADLPNELIELLEKIVLDNSVFSEHRNLQNLLILTAIKADRTRVMEYINRLDNYDAPDIANIAISNELFEEAFAIFRKFDVNTSAVQVLIEHIGNLDRAYEFAERCNEPPVWSQLAKAQLQKGMVKEAIDSYIKADDPSAYMEVGQAAAQSGNWEDLVKFLQMARKKARESYVETELIFALAKTNRLAELEEFINGPNNAHIQQVGDRCYDDKMYEAAKLLYNNVSNFGRLASTLVHLGEYQAAVDGARKANSTRTWKEVCFACVDGKEFRLAQMCGLHIVVHADELEELINYYQDRGYFEELITMLEAALGLERAHMGMFTELAILYSKFKPQKMREHLELFWSRVNIPKVLRAAEQAHLWAELVFLYDKYEEYDNAIITMMNHPADAWKEGQFKDIVTKVANVELYYKAIQFYLEFKPLLLNDLLIVLSPRLDHTRAVNFFSKMKQLPLVKTYLRSVQNHNNKAVNEALNNLFINEEDYAALRTSIDAYDNFDNISLAQSLEKHELIEFRRIAAYLFKGNNRWKQSVELCKKDKLYKDAMQYASESKDTELAEELLAWFLNEDKKECFAACLFTCYDLLRPDVVLETAWRHNIMDFSMPYFIQVMREYLSKVDKLEASESLRKQEEQATESQPIVYGTPQLMLTAGPNMAVPPQQAYGYGYTGAPAYGQPPQPSFGYGM